A window of the Cucurbita pepo subsp. pepo cultivar mu-cu-16 chromosome LG01, ASM280686v2, whole genome shotgun sequence genome harbors these coding sequences:
- the LOC111798246 gene encoding protein YIPF1 homolog isoform X1, with protein MDETYTNLPTSHLLGSVPAVITDEKNGKDHENPAASMETFPPHNGGDRGRGYQTLESPSDSQQQTSNDWKGVFSVTSYTQYFNVDSDIVLNRLISSLYPLGGDFSSKIDANPDLYGLVWITTTLVFVLAALGNCATFLMQKRSDHGTAWSFDVSYVNVAAGSVYGYAILVPMAFYFSLQYLGSNSSLIRFWCLWGYSLFIFILASFLLLIPVEFLRWFIILLSGAASASFVTLNLRSYIEGNNLSVMVVAAFFLQMALAIFIKVWFFP; from the exons ATGGACGAGACTTACACTAATCTCCCTACTAGCCATTTGCTTGGCTCAGTCCCT GCTGTAATCACTGATGAGAAGAATGGTAAAGACCATGAAA ACCCAGCAGCAAGTATGGAGACATTTCCCCCCCATAATGGAGGGGACAGAGGGAGAGGCTATCAAACTCTTGAAAGTCCAAGTG ATTCTCAGCAGCAAACATCAAATGACTGGAAGGGGGTATTTAGTGTAACATCTTACACTCAATATTTCAATGTGGATTCAGACATTGTCTTGAATAGATTGATTAGTTCCTTGTATCCCCTTGGTGGAGATTTTTCTAGCAAGATTGATGCGAACCCTGACCT ATATGGGCTTGTGTGGATCACCACTACATTGGTCTTTGTCCTTGCGGCACTTGGAAACTGTGCGACCTTCCTTATGCAAAAGCGAAGTGATCATGGTACTGCATGGAGCTTTGATGTCAGCTATGTGAATGTGGCCGCTGGGTCTGTTTATGGTTACGCGATCTTGGTGCCCATGGCATTTTACTTTTCACTTCAGTACTTGGGATCAAATTCTAGCCTCATAAGATTTTGGTGTTTGTGGGGCTATTCTCTGTTCATTTTTATTCTGGCATCT TTTCTGTTGCTCATCCCGGTTGAATTTCTGCGCTGGTTCATTATACTCCTTTCTGGTGCTGCTTCAGCAAGTTTTGTTACTTTGAACCTGAGGTCCTATATTGAGGGAAATAATCTTTCAGTTATGGTAGTTGCTGCATTTTTCTTGCAAATGGCTTTGGCAATCTTCATCAAAGTGTGGTTCTTTCCTTGA
- the LOC111779894 gene encoding uncharacterized protein LOC111779894: MESLKKYTSLLLFLALFLVTARCDYYGQQRGECAPSNPEREAFKMMPCLAASKDPYYPVSHRCCDQVRKLGQSTSCLCAVMLSNTAAMVGAKPEIAITIPKRCNIAERPVGYNCGGYELP, translated from the exons ATGGAGTCTCTCAAGAAATACACTTCTCTCCTGCTGTTTCTAGCGCTGTTTCTGGTTACTGCAAGGTGTGATTATTATGGGCAACAAAGGGGCGAGTGTGCCCCGTCTAATCCCGAAAGAGAGGCCTTCAAAATGATGCCGTGTTTAGCTGCTTCCAAAGACCCTTACTATCCAGTTTCTCATAGATGCTGCGATCAAGTCAGGAAATTAGGCCAAAGCACCAGCTGTCTCTGTGCCGTTATGTTGTCCAACACAGCTGCAATGGTTGGAGCTAAGCCTGAAATTGCTATCACCATTCCAAAACGTTGCAACATTGCTGAACGCCCTGTTGGCTACAACTGCGGAG GCTATGAACTACCTTGA
- the LOC111779308 gene encoding rop guanine nucleotide exchange factor 5-like: protein MEPASVTRSENAHKIGESFGSNAVGTESFTDSSAVSGENGSSRSSSDNSAGDLKTTDCSSPPQLGWPIRKAQLRRSSNSKAREVEQNPNSNDSKLNKTVPEVSEMEMMKERFAKLLLGEDMSGSGKGVSTALAISNSITNLCATIFGQLWRLEPLPKDKKSMWRREIEWLLSVSDHIVELIPSFQTFPDGSKLEVMTSRPRSDIFMNLPALRKLDNMLLEILESFVDTEFWYVDQGIIASDGDGSSSFRKIVQRQQEKWWLPVPRVPPGGLSEDSRKQLHHTRDCTNQILKAAMAINNVALADMEVPESYLETLPKNGRACLGDVIYRYITSERFSSENLLDCLDLSSEHVALDVANRVEAAIYVWRRRAHSKPLINPARSTARSSWAMVKDLMIDGDKREFLAKRAESLLNSLKQRFPTLTQTTLDTSKIQFNKDVGKSILESYSRVLESFAFNIIARIDDLLHVDDLTKHSDRLTSVGTVNVVGHKKGAYSVHLSSTPYKLASTTPLVSPAKTERVPFLNNKNISKAPRRGFGVKRVLTNYLGVDTKAKTCIDSIEGAASIQNIVVNGSSERRNSSSADQSVVSCSKLLADKIK, encoded by the exons ATGGAACCTGCTTCGGTCACAAGAAGCGAAAATGCTCACAAAATCGGTGAATCTTTTGGTTCCAATGCTGTTGGAACCGAGTCGTTTACTGACTCAAGTGCCGTGTCTGGGGAGAACGGCTCAAGCAGGTCGAGCTCCGACAATTCCGCCGGCGACTTAAAGACCACCGACTGTTCTTCACCGCCTCAACTCGGCTGGCCCATCCGCAAGGCTCAGCTTCGCAGAAGTTCAAATTCCAAAGCTCGTGAAGTTGAACAAAACCCCAATTCCAACGATTCAAAGCTCAACAAAACGGTTCCCGAAGTTTCAG AGATGGAGATGATGAAGGAGAGATTTGCAAAACTGTTGCTTGGAGAAGACATGTCAGGCTCCGGTAAAGGGGTTTCCACTGCTTTGGCCATTTCAAACTCCATTACCAATCTCTGTG CTACCATTTTTGGGCAACTATGGAGACTCGAACCCTTGCCCAAGGACAAAAAATCAATGTGGAGAAGAGAAATAGAGTGGCTTCTTTCTGTGAGTGACCATATAGTTGAATTAATCCCCTCTTTCCAAACATTCCCTGATGGAAGCAAGCTGGAGGTTATGACTTCCAGACCAAGATCTGATATCTTCATGAATCTTCCAGCTCTCAGAAAATTGGACAACATGCTGCTT GAAATTCTAGAGAGCTTCGTCGATACCGAGTTTTGGTATGTCGATCAAGGCATCATCGCTTCCGACGGCGATGGATCGTCGTCTTTTCGAAAAATAGTTCAAAGGCAACAGGAAAAGTGGTGGCTACCGGTGCCTCGAGTCCCGCCCGGCGGTCTTAGTGAAGATTCAAGAAAGCAATTGCATCATACTAGAGACTGCACAAACCAGATATTGAAGGCTGCAATGGCTATCAATAATGTTGCCTTGGCTGACATGGAGGTGCCTGAATCATACTTGGAGACACTTCCTAAG AATGGAAGAGCTTGTTTAGGGGATGTTATATACCGGTATATTACGTCGGAGCGTTTTTCTTCTGAGAATTTGCTCGATTGCCTCGACTTATCCTCCGAACATGTTGCTCTAGATGTTGCCAATCGTGTCGAGGCTGCGATCTATGTCTGGCGGCGTCGAGCTCATTCGAAACCATTGATCAATCCAGCTCGTTCTACTGCAAGATCATCTTGGGCGATGGTGAAGGATCTAATGATTGATGGTGACAAGAGAGAGTTCTTAGCTAAAAGAGCTGAGAGCCTCTTGAATTCATTGAAGCAACGGTTTCCTACACTAACACAAACCACTTTAGACACTAGCAAGATCCAATTCAACAAG GATGTTGGAAAGTCCATTCTTGAGAGCTACTCAAGGGTGTTAGAGAGTTTTGCATTCAACATCATTGCTCGAATCGACGATTTGCTTCACGTCGACGACTTAACTAAGCATTCGGATAGGTTGACATCGGTCGGGACGGTTAATGTAGTTGGTCATAAGAAGGGCGCTTACTCGGTGCATCTCTCGAGCACTCCATACAAACTCGCATCCACAACTCCATTGGTCAGTCCAGCCAAAACGGAGAGAGTGCCATTTCTgaacaacaagaacataaGCAAGGCTCCTCGGCGCGGGTTCGGAGTGAAAAGAGTGTTGACGAATTATCTTGGCGTCGATACGAAAGCGAAAACGTGCATAGATTCGATTGAAGGGGCTGCTTCAATTCAGAACATTGTTGTGAATGGCAGTTCAGAGCGGAGAAACAGTTCTTCTGCAGATCAAAGTGTGGTGAGCTGCAGCAAATTGCTGGCTGACAAGATCAAATAG
- the LOC111798238 gene encoding protein NEDD1-like, with translation MTSGDPSMALLAASAGDTVKLFDVSAYSNDLGDPCTLSYTPSPGYQVNSVKWNHTNLVVASAGDDKKISLWRKNGQSMGTIPIAGSDGGDNIEESIFSISFSNKVSRYMCTGGSGHVVRIWDLQRKRCIKWLRGHTNTITGAMYNCKDEHLASISLSGDLLLHNLASGARAAELKDPNEQVLRVLDYSRISRHLLVTAGDDGTVHLWDTTGRNPKVSWQKQHSAPTAGISFSPSNDKTLASVGLDKKLYTYDSGSRRPSSFIAYEAPFSSMAFRDDGLILAAGTSNGRVVFYDVRGKPEPYIVLRAYSSSEAVTSISWQRLKPVIVNEGNCTADVALLGGAIEDSILMPDPLPSVTTSTVALSTTTSSSRNPGHSGLTFEASLTETSSTISTAEETPHRSHLRPGGSLTRLHAPRSNYNFKDDMEVFSPLVDVQPITPSLDKLWDDQNGLKKDHPFDKKPLPLLFPSSSRRFSSIEDGPSDHPIFNWKSSSSKQDDSRSSSAQLGSTPAPTLNSKNEDSSITPPEAWGGEKLSDKFAQLRQPATLPSRFGMLASSSNSQTSSSMISGLQDPSSSISQSSITSLTNLNFSYPNMRTKDVISQEVSLSIPEHFSTTAASLSLGTRGTIGLSNQDSPRTTTMTLPRRFSTYAERLSTTSSFSDGLPVGVGSPKTKKMGSETREEVLNNLSKFDTLSVTESGILPAMNGGPLQQQKALQTDAQQGNSFTLQLFQRTLEETLDSFQRSIHDDMRNLHLEILRQFHMQEMEMSSVTSSMLKNQAELIKEVKSLRKENQQLRNLLGS, from the exons ATGACTTCGGGTGATCCATCAATGGCATTACTGGCTGCAAGTGCTGGAGATACTGTAAAACTGTTTGATGTTTCTGCTTATTCCAACGATCTGGGCGATCCGTGCACTTTGAGCTACACTCCCTCGCCGGGTTACCAAGTCAATTCAGTGAAGTGGAATCATACAA attTGGTTGTGGCCAGTGCCGGCGACGATAAGAAGATCTCCCTGTGGCGGAAGAATGGTCAGAGCATGGGAACCATTCCAATTGCTGGTAGTGACGGTGGAGATAACATAGAG GAATCCATATTTTCTATAAGTTTCAGCAACAAGGTTTCCAGGTATATGTGTACTGGAGGGAGTGGTCATGTTGTAAGAATATGGGATTTGCAGAGAAAACGATGTATAAAATGGTTGAGAGGACATACCAATACTATAACAGGAGCTATGTACAATTGTAAAGATGAGCACCTTGCTTCAATCAGTCTTAGTGGGGATCTTTTACTTCACAATCTTGCATCTGGTGCAAGGGCTGCTGAACTTAAAGACCCTAATGAACAG GTATTGAGGGTGCTCGACTATTCTCGTATTAGCAGACATCTTTTGGTGACTGCAGGTGACGATGGAACTGTACATCTATGGGACACAACTGGCCGTAACCCTAAG GTTTCTTGGCAGAAACAACATTCTGCACCAACTGCTGGAATTAGCTTCTCACCATCTAATGATAAG ACTCTTGCTAGTGTTGGGCTCGATAAGAAGTTGTACACTTACGACTCGGGATCAAGGAGACCATCTTCTTTCATTGCTTATGAGGCACCTTTCTCATCAATGGCTTTCAGAGATGATGGTTTGATACTTGCTGCTGGAACAAGCAATGGGCGTGTGGTTTTCTATGATGTTCGTGGGAAACCAGAGCCTTACATTGTTCTTCGTGCTTATAGTAGCTCAGAG GCAGTTACAAGTATATCATGGCAGAGGTTAAAACCTGTAATTGTAAATGAAGGCAATTGCACTGCTGACGTTGCTCTTTTGGGAGGTGCTATTGAAGATTCAATTCTCATGCCTGACCCACTTCCGTCTGTGACTACATCCACCGTTGCTCTGTCCACAACAACATCCAGTTCTCGAAATCCTGGCCATTCAGGTCTAACTTTTGAAGCTTCACTAACAGAAACTTCCAGCACAATCTCAACTGCAGAGGAAACGCCACATCGTAGCCATTTGCGGCCAGGGGGAAGCTTAACCAGGTTACATGCTCCTCGCTCCAATTACAACTTCAAGGATGATATGGAGGTTTTTTCTCCCCTTGTGGATGTTCAGCCAATCACACCTTCACTGGATAAGCTGTGGGATGATCAAAATGGACTGAAGAAGGACCATCCATTTGACAAGAAACCTCTACCTTTGTTGTTTCCTTCATCAAGTAGGAGGTTCTCTTCTATTGAGGATGGGCCAAGTGATCATCCAATATTTAATTGGAAATCTTCATCTTCCAAACAG GATGATTCTCGATCTTCTTCTGCTCAATTGGGTTCCACTCCTGCTCCTACCTTGAATTCTAAGAATGAAGACTCATCTATTACTCCTCCGGAAGCTTGGGGCGGCGAGAAATTATCTGATAAATTTGCCCAACTGAGGCAGCCAGCGACTTTACCATCGCGTTTTGGGATGTTGGCTTCAAGTTCAAATAGTCAGACATCAAGTTCAATGATTTCTGGATTACAAGATCCGTCATCATCAATTAGCCAAAGCAGCATCACTTCTTtgacaaatttgaatttcagcTACCCAAATATGCGCACAAAAGATGTAATCTCACAAGAAGTTTCGTTGTCAATTCCTGAACACTTTTCTACTACTGCTGCATCTTTGTCTCTTGGCACCAGAGGAACCATTGGACTGAGCAACCAAGATTCACCTAGAACCACAACTATGACCCTGCCTCGTAGATTTTCTACATATGCAGAGAGGTTAAGCACTACGTCATCTTTCAGTGATGGGCTTCCAGTAGGCGTAGGCTCAccgaaaacaaagaaaatgggtTCTGAGACTAGGGAAGAAGTTTTGAATAACCTATCAAAGTTTGATACATTATCTGTCACAGAATCAGGGATTCTTCCTGCAATGAAC GGAGGGCCGTTGCAACAACAGAAGGCATTGCAGACAGATGCCCAACAAGGAAATTCATTTACACTTCAGCTTTTTCAACGCACTTTGGAAGAAACTCTGGACTCCTTTCAGAGATCCATACATGACGACATGAGGAACCTTCATTTAGAGATTCTGAGACAGTTTCATATGCAGGAG ATGGAAATGTCAAGTGTGACGAGTTCCATGCTGAAAAATCAAGCAGAGCTGATAAAAGAGGTGAAGTCTCTAAGGAAAGAAAACCAGCAGCTTCGAAATTTACTTGGATCTTAG
- the LOC111779812 gene encoding uncharacterized protein LOC111779812, giving the protein MPTGTNIHMSALDGIVNVNSMFTLAVFLGLAWNPNDPTNNLVESPNCLAAPNVAENLVAFHVYSFSSFLFSSLIALGLKQAIRISKTPFYHPTEFFVRVNKTAVRIGMLVSGIGSVCGCGFLMMALINVVQIKLGTLSCGSSQTYAAVVPLVILVPFALVIYICLVSYAFIN; this is encoded by the coding sequence ATGCCGACCGGCACCAACATTCACATGTCCGCCCTAGACGGCATCGTAAACGTCAATTCCATGTTCACTCTGGCCGTCTTCTTAGGCTTAGCCTGGAACCCCAACGACCCGACGAACAATCTGGTCGAAAGCCCTAATTGCTTGGCCGCCCCTAACGTCGCCGAGAATCTGGTAGCCTTCCATGTCTATTCCTTCAGCTCCTTCCTCTTCTCCAGCTTAATCGCCCTCGGCCTTAAGCAGGCCATCCGGATCTCCAAAACCCCCTTCTATCACCCCACCGAGTTCTTCGTTCGCGTCAACAAAACGGCCGTCCGAATCGGGATGCTGGTTTCCGGAATCGGCTCGGTTTGCGGCTGTGGATTCCTCATGATGGCGCTTATCAATGTTGTCCAGATCAAACTTGGTACTCTGAGCTGCGGTAGCTCTCAGACTTACGCGGCGGTGGTTCCGCTCGTGATTTTGGTTCCATTTGCCCTTGTGATTTACATCTGCCTTGTTTCTTACGCTTTTATCAATTAG
- the LOC111805552 gene encoding delta-1-pyrroline-5-carboxylate synthase, producing MDSMDRSRAFLRDVKRLVVKVGTAVVTRSDGRLALGRLGALCEQIKELNSQEYEVILVSSGAVGIGRQRLRYRKLVNSSFADLQKPQVDLDGKACAAVGQNSLMALYDTLFSQVDVSSAQLLVTDNDFRDKDFRRQLSDTVKSLLSLKVIPIFNENDAVSTRKAPYEDSSGIFWDNDSLAALLALELKADLLVLLSDVDGLYSGPPSDPHSKLIHTYVKERHQGEITFGDKSRVGRGGMTAKVKAAVGAAYAGIPVVITSGYAPENILKVLKGDRIGTLFHQDAHLWAPQKDVGARDMAVAARESSRRLQAISSQERRKILLDVADALETNEKLIRTENEADVAEAQQTGYERALVSRLAMKPGKISSLANSIRTLANMEDPIGRVLKKTEVSDGLILEKTSSPLGVLLIVFESRPDALVQIASLAIRSGNGLLLKGGKEARRSNAILHKIITAAIPDSVGGTLIGLVTSREEIPDLLKLDDVIDLVIPRGSNKLVSQIKNSTKIPVLGHADGICHVYVDKSADLEMAKRIVLDAKVDYPAACNAMETLLVHKDLVHTGMLNELVVNLRIEGVTLYGGPKASSLLNIPEARTFHHEYNSLTCTIEIVDDVFAAIDHIHQHGSAHTDCIVTEDDKVAEIFLRQVDSAAVFHNASTRFSDGARFGLGAEVGISTSRIHARGPVGVEGLLTTRWILRGSGQVVNGDKGVIYTHKDIKIDSHVVD from the exons ATGGACTCCATGGATCGCTCTCGAGCTTTCCTTCGGGATGTCAAGCGCCTGGTTGTCAAG GTTGGGACGGCGGTGGTAACGCGAAGTGATGGAAGATTAGCCTTAGGCAGACTAGGAGCATTGTGTGAGCAG ATCAAGGAACTTAACTCCCAAGAATACGAGGTTATTTTGGTTTCATCCGGTGCTGTTGGCATTGGTCGTCAAAGGCTCCGATACAGGAAGCTCGTTAATAGCAG TTTTGCTGACCTTCAAAAACCACAAGTTGATCTTGATGGGAAAGCATGCGCAGCTGTTGGTCAAAATAGTCTTATGGCTCTCTATGACACATTATTTAGTCAGGTG GATGTT TCATCTGCCCAACTTCTGGTCACAGATAATGATTTTAGGGATAAAGATTTTAGAAGGCAACTTAGTGATACAGTGAAATCATTACTCTCTCTTAAGGTTATTCCTATCTTCAATGAGAATGATGCAGTCAGCACTAGGAAAGCTCCCTATGAG GATTCTTCTGGTATATTTTGGGACAATGACAGTTTGGCAGCACTTTTAGCTTTGGAGCTAAAAGCTGATCTCCTCGTTTTGTTAAGTGATGTAGACGGTCTGTATAGTGGGCCACCAAGTGACCCTCACTCAAAGTTAATCCATACATACGTTAAGGAACGCCATCAAGGTGAAATTACCTTTGGGGATAAGTCTAGGGTGGGAAGAGGTGGTATGACTGCTAAAGTTAAAGCTGCTGTTGGTGCTGCATATGCTGGCATTCCTGTTGTTATCACTAG TGGATATGCTCCCGAGAATATCCTTAAGGTCCTCAAAGGAGATCGTATTGGTACCCTCTTCCATCAAGATGCTCATTTGTGGGCCCCACAAAAGGATGTTGGTGCTCGTGATATGGCTGTTGCTGCAAGGGAAAGTTCGAGAAGGCTACAG GCAATTTCTTCTCAAGAGAGGAGAAAAATTTTGCTGGATGTAGCTGATGCTCttgaaacaaatgaaaaactgATCCGTACTGAAAATGAAGCTGATGTTGCTGAAGCTCAACAGACTGGATACGAAAGGGCCCTAGTATCACGATTGGCAATGAAACCTGGAAAG ATATCCAGCCTTGCCAACTCCATCCGTACGCTTGCAAACATGGAAGATCCAATTGGTCGTGTTTTGAAGAAGACTGAG GTCTCAGATGGGCTAATTCTTGAGAAAACATCGTCTCCGTTGGGTGTTCTATTGATTGTGTTTGAGTCTCGTCCAGATGCTCTGGTACAG ATAGCTTCATTGGCTATCCGGAGTGGAAATGGTCTTCTCTTAAAAGGGGGAAAAGAAGCAAGGCGATCAAATGCAATATTGCATAAG ATTATCACGGCAGCCATTCCAGATAGTGTTGGTGGGACCCTCATTGGACTTGTAACTTCAAGGGAGGAAATACCTGATCTACTGAAG CTGGATGATGTCATTGATTTGGTGATCCCAAGAGGCAGCAACAAACTGGTCTCTCAAATTAAGAATTCTACCAAAATTCCTGTTCTCGGTCACGCTG ACGGAATCTGCCATGTTTATGTTGACAAGTCTGCTGATTTGGAAATGGCAAAGAGAATTGTACTGGATGCAAAAGTAGATTATCCAGCAGCCTGTAATGCTATG GAAACTCTTCTTGTTCACAAGGACTTGGTCCATACTGGCATGCTGAATGAGCTTGTTGTAAATCTCCGTATTGAAG GTGTTACTTTGTATGGTGGACCAAAGGCGAGCTCTCTGTTGAACATTCCTGAGGCGCGGACGTTTCACCATGAATACAATTCATTGACTTGCACTATTGAAATTGTGGATGATGTTTTTGCTGCCATCGATCATATACATCAACATGGAAG TGCACACACTGATTGTATTGTTACAGAAGATGATAAAGTTGCTGAAATTTTCTTACGTCAAGTTGACAG CGCTGCTGTTTTCCATAATGCAAGCACAAGATTTAGTGATGGGGCCCGATTTGGTCTAGGTGCCGAG GTTGGGATTAGCACAAGTCGAATCCACGCACGGGGTCCTGTAGGAGTTGAAGGATTATTAACGACCAGATG GATTCTTAGGGGAAGTGGGCAAGTCGTTAATGGTGATAAAGGTGTTATCTACACACACAAGGACATCAAGATTGACTCTCATGTGGTCGATTGA
- the LOC111790523 gene encoding ras-related protein Rab2BV-like — MAYKVDHEYDYLFKIVLIGDSGVGKSNILSRFTRNEFCLESKSTIGVEFATRTLQVEGKTVKAQIWDTAGQERYRAITSAYYRGAVGALLVYDITKRQTFDNVQRWLRELRDHADSNIVIMMAGNKADLNHLRAVSAEDAQVLAEKEGLSFLETSALEALNVEKAFQTILLDIYHIISKKALAAQEAASTPGIPHGTTINVANISGNYNKRTCCSN; from the exons ATGGCTTACAAGGTGGATCACGAATACGATTATCTCTTCAAGATCGTTTTGATCGGTGATTCTGGCGTTGGAAAGTCCAACATTCTTTCCAGGTTTACGCGGAACGAGTTCTGTTTGGAGTCCAAATCCACAATTGGAGTTGAATTCGCTACGCGGACTTTGCAG GTAGAGGGGAAGACAGTGAAGGCCCAAATATGGGACACAGCAGGGCAAGAGAGATACCGAGCCATTACGAGTGCATATTACAGGGGAGCAGTGGGTGCACTTCTGGTATATGATATTACCAAGAGACAAACCTTTGACAATGTCCAAAGATGGCTACGCGAACTGAGAGACCATGCTGATTCCAACATCGTGATCATGATGGCCGGAAACAAGGCTGATCTGAACCATCTCCGGGCAGTTTCCGCGGAAGATGCTCAGGTATTGGCAGAGAAAGAAGGGCTGTCATTTCTAGAGACCTCAGCCTTGGAGGCCTTGAATGTGGAGAAGGCTTTTCAGACCATTTTGCTCGACATTTACCACATCATTAGCAAGAAAGCTTTGGCCGCTCAGGAAGCCGCTTCCACCCCCGGCATCCCTCACGGCACCACCATCAACGTCGCTAATATCTCAGGCAATTACAACAAGAGAACTTGTTGCTCTAATTGA
- the LOC111798246 gene encoding protein YIPF1 homolog isoform X2, which yields METFPPHNGGDRGRGYQTLESPSDSQQQTSNDWKGVFSVTSYTQYFNVDSDIVLNRLISSLYPLGGDFSSKIDANPDLYGLVWITTTLVFVLAALGNCATFLMQKRSDHGTAWSFDVSYVNVAAGSVYGYAILVPMAFYFSLQYLGSNSSLIRFWCLWGYSLFIFILASFLLLIPVEFLRWFIILLSGAASASFVTLNLRSYIEGNNLSVMVVAAFFLQMALAIFIKVWFFP from the exons ATGGAGACATTTCCCCCCCATAATGGAGGGGACAGAGGGAGAGGCTATCAAACTCTTGAAAGTCCAAGTG ATTCTCAGCAGCAAACATCAAATGACTGGAAGGGGGTATTTAGTGTAACATCTTACACTCAATATTTCAATGTGGATTCAGACATTGTCTTGAATAGATTGATTAGTTCCTTGTATCCCCTTGGTGGAGATTTTTCTAGCAAGATTGATGCGAACCCTGACCT ATATGGGCTTGTGTGGATCACCACTACATTGGTCTTTGTCCTTGCGGCACTTGGAAACTGTGCGACCTTCCTTATGCAAAAGCGAAGTGATCATGGTACTGCATGGAGCTTTGATGTCAGCTATGTGAATGTGGCCGCTGGGTCTGTTTATGGTTACGCGATCTTGGTGCCCATGGCATTTTACTTTTCACTTCAGTACTTGGGATCAAATTCTAGCCTCATAAGATTTTGGTGTTTGTGGGGCTATTCTCTGTTCATTTTTATTCTGGCATCT TTTCTGTTGCTCATCCCGGTTGAATTTCTGCGCTGGTTCATTATACTCCTTTCTGGTGCTGCTTCAGCAAGTTTTGTTACTTTGAACCTGAGGTCCTATATTGAGGGAAATAATCTTTCAGTTATGGTAGTTGCTGCATTTTTCTTGCAAATGGCTTTGGCAATCTTCATCAAAGTGTGGTTCTTTCCTTGA